From a region of the Lactuca sativa cultivar Salinas chromosome 4, Lsat_Salinas_v11, whole genome shotgun sequence genome:
- the LOC111877754 gene encoding uncharacterized protein LOC111877754 isoform X3, with translation MNSRNKGKRRSYSSSPTRNHRSPTTSSGPAPTTSSSSSGSPPSASVIDAQFVTGDDDLTYLHDLTISPQDKFSNPRSFPYSVKQQCWEKAEKVKGRDPDRWRRDPLGNTIFRKLVGCPGCLCHDYDHILPYSKATVNRSKGNRTEMSRADLIQKSSYCRVSGRDMDLLELSAYGNVRRGQDSGGCIMQ, from the exons ATGAATTCAAGAAACAAGGGTAAACGTAGGAGTTACTCATCGTCTCCGACGAGAAACCACCGTTCCCCCACCACCTCATCCGGACCGGCACCAACAACGTCATCCAGCAGTTCTGGTTCCCCTCCTTCCGCCTCTGTCATCGACGCCCAATTTGTCACCGGAGACGACGACCTTACTTACCTCCATGACCTAACTATCTCTCCACAAGACAAATTCTCAAACCCTAGGAGTTTCCCCTACAGTGTAAAGCAGCAATGCTGGGAGAAAGCCGAGAAAGTCAAAGGAAGGGATCCAGATCGATGGCGTCGAGACCCTCTTGGCAACACTATTTTCCGTAAGCTCGTTGGTTGTCCTGGTTGTCTCTGCCATGATTACGACCACATTCTTCCTTACTCCAAG GCAACAGTTAATCGATCCAAAGGGAACCGTACCGAGATGTCTAGAGCGGATCTTATTCAAAAAAGCTCTTACTGTCGGGTTTCAG GGCGTGATATGGATCTTCTTGAATTATCAGCCTATGGGAATGTTCGAAGAGGACAAGATTCGGGAGGATGTATCATGCAATGA
- the LOC111877754 gene encoding uncharacterized protein LOC111877754 isoform X2 produces the protein MNSRNKGKRRSYSSSPTRNHRSPTTSSGPAPTTSSSSSGSPPSASVIDAQFVTGDDDLTYLHDLTISPQDKFSNPRSFPYSVKQQCWEKAEKVKGRDPDRWRRDPLGNTIFRKLVGCPGCLCHDYDHILPYSKGGKSTLENCQVLQLIDPKGTVPRCLERILFKKALTVGFQGVIWIFLNYQPMGMFEEDKIREDVSCND, from the exons ATGAATTCAAGAAACAAGGGTAAACGTAGGAGTTACTCATCGTCTCCGACGAGAAACCACCGTTCCCCCACCACCTCATCCGGACCGGCACCAACAACGTCATCCAGCAGTTCTGGTTCCCCTCCTTCCGCCTCTGTCATCGACGCCCAATTTGTCACCGGAGACGACGACCTTACTTACCTCCATGACCTAACTATCTCTCCACAAGACAAATTCTCAAACCCTAGGAGTTTCCCCTACAGTGTAAAGCAGCAATGCTGGGAGAAAGCCGAGAAAGTCAAAGGAAGGGATCCAGATCGATGGCGTCGAGACCCTCTTGGCAACACTATTTTCCGTAAGCTCGTTGGTTGTCCTGGTTGTCTCTGCCATGATTACGACCACATTCTTCCTTACTCCAAG GGTGGCAAAAGCACGCTGGAAAATTGTCAAGTTTTACAG TTAATCGATCCAAAGGGAACCGTACCGAGATGTCTAGAGCGGATCTTATTCAAAAAAGCTCTTACTGTCGGGTTTCAG GGCGTGATATGGATCTTCTTGAATTATCAGCCTATGGGAATGTTCGAAGAGGACAAGATTCGGGAGGATGTATCATGCAATGATTAG
- the LOC111877754 gene encoding uncharacterized protein LOC111877754 isoform X1, whose product MNSRNKGKRRSYSSSPTRNHRSPTTSSGPAPTTSSSSSGSPPSASVIDAQFVTGDDDLTYLHDLTISPQDKFSNPRSFPYSVKQQCWEKAEKVKGRDPDRWRRDPLGNTIFRKLVGCPGCLCHDYDHILPYSKGGKSTLENCQVLQATVNRSKGNRTEMSRADLIQKSSYCRVSGRDMDLLELSAYGNVRRGQDSGGCIMQ is encoded by the exons ATGAATTCAAGAAACAAGGGTAAACGTAGGAGTTACTCATCGTCTCCGACGAGAAACCACCGTTCCCCCACCACCTCATCCGGACCGGCACCAACAACGTCATCCAGCAGTTCTGGTTCCCCTCCTTCCGCCTCTGTCATCGACGCCCAATTTGTCACCGGAGACGACGACCTTACTTACCTCCATGACCTAACTATCTCTCCACAAGACAAATTCTCAAACCCTAGGAGTTTCCCCTACAGTGTAAAGCAGCAATGCTGGGAGAAAGCCGAGAAAGTCAAAGGAAGGGATCCAGATCGATGGCGTCGAGACCCTCTTGGCAACACTATTTTCCGTAAGCTCGTTGGTTGTCCTGGTTGTCTCTGCCATGATTACGACCACATTCTTCCTTACTCCAAG GGTGGCAAAAGCACGCTGGAAAATTGTCAAGTTTTACAG GCAACAGTTAATCGATCCAAAGGGAACCGTACCGAGATGTCTAGAGCGGATCTTATTCAAAAAAGCTCTTACTGTCGGGTTTCAG GGCGTGATATGGATCTTCTTGAATTATCAGCCTATGGGAATGTTCGAAGAGGACAAGATTCGGGAGGATGTATCATGCAATGA